The genomic segment AAGGGGATTTTAAGATAACTTACTCCGTTACTCTCTGGGGTAGGTATTTTACCCGCACGAATATTCAATTGAATGGCAGGGAAGATGAGTTTGGGTAAGGTTAGAGTTTTGTCACGATTATTTCGAATAGTCACAAACTCTGTTTCGCTGACGCCACTGTGAAGGTGGATATTTTTTTCTTTTTGTTCTTTAACTGTAGATTTGTGTTGAAGGGTCTGTCTGTTTGGTGGAGGATAATCATGGCACAAATATAATAAAGTGTCATCGGGATATGACAGTATTTTTTGTACTGAATGATATAATTGTTTTGCATCACCACCCGGAAAATCACAGCGGGCGGTGCCCACGTCTGGCATAAATAAAGTATCCCCTACAAAAATAGTGTCGCCGATTTTATAAGCCATACAAGCTGGAGTATGACCCGGAACAGACAAAACTTCTAAGGACAATTCACCAAAATTGAGAACATCTTTATCTTTCAATAGATAGTTAAAGTCTGACCCATCAGTTGGAAAATCATGACTAAAATTAAAAATAGATTTAAATACTTTTTGAACTTCAGTGATTTTTTCGCCAATAGCGATGGGAGCAGTTGTTTCTTCTTGGATGTAATGACCTGCACTAAGGTGATCTGCATGAGCATGGGTTTCAAGAATATAGTCTACAACCAGCCTCTCAGAACGAATAAAGTTTAATAATTCATCCGCAGACTCGTAAGTAATATGCCCTGACTCTTGTTGAAAGTTAAGCACCGGATCAATGATGACACAATGCAGATCACGTGAGGAATATACCACGTAAGAATAAGTCCACGTCCCTGGATCAAAAAATGATTTAACGACGTGGTTATCCATTGGCTACTCAGTTGACTTCTAACAGTTCTACATCAAACATAAGCTTAGCGTTAGGAGGGATCACGCCCCCTGCACCGCGACTGCCATAACCTAAGTGTGAGGGAATAATAAGAGTTCGTTTGCCACCCACTTTCATGCCCGCAACGCCCTCATCCCAGCCCTTGATGACCTGACCCGCACCTAATATAAATTGGAAAGGTTGATTACGGTCCACGGAACTATCAAATTTCTGTCCCTTATGGTCCTTTGCGTTGGCATCGTATAACCAGCCTGTATAGTGCACTGATACTTGTTGTCCTGATTTAGCTGTGGCGCCTGTACCGATTAAATGGTCAATGATGGTTAATCCATCTAGTGTCATGGTGGTTTTCTCCGTAGATGCTGAAAAACTGTTATTTGCGATAAAAAAAGAAGACAGTGATACCAATAAAAAATACATGAGTTGTTTCATAACTTCTCCTGAACAATGAATATTACCATGGTTATTTTAGCTGTTCTGACCAAAATTTTTCCAGCCTTTGTACAGAAATTGGATAGAGGGTTTTCATGGGTTGAGCATACAATGATAGATAAAACTCTTCCAGCATTTTCATAAACTGTTGACTTGGTTCGGAGTTCCCTTTTTTATGACGATATTCTTTGAGTCTTGTAGTAAAGGTTATGGTTTGTTTCATTTTATCTTGGTCTTGGCGAGGATCCAAAATACAACGTTCCACACGTTTTAATAATCCTTCTACATACCTGGGTCGCAACAGATACTCTTGCAAAGAAATATCCAAGTAAAGAGACCAATTCAGTAACCTATTCAGATGATCAATTATGTCACGATAGGAGTCAGGGTAAGCGGCCTTTTTTAATTTCTCTTGCTGTGTAAAAAATTGTTTTAATAGTTCGCACAGTAAGCGGTGTTTATCGTTTAACAGTTTGATCAGAGTGCTTAATTGAGATCGTATATGTAAGCAAAGCTGACTAAAAGAGGACTCGTTATTAATTTTTCCTGAAAAAGAATTAACGAGCTCTTTCAATAAAAGATGTAACCATTGTTTTTTTAACCAACCCTCCACTTGTTGATGAGGGGGAGGAGACAGCTTGCAGAGAAGTAATGCCAACTCTGTTGAGTGAGTCAGATTTTTCTCTATAGGGTTCAGCCAACTCTTTAGTTGAATTTCAACTAGGCGGGTAATTCCTGATTGTGTTTTGATTTGTACCTCAAGAGGAGTGTCCATTGCTCTAATAAAAAGATGGCCCTCTTCATTGACTAAGGCGGGGTATAGGATAATTCGAATCCCCTTTTTGTTTACAATAATTTCCTCAGGCAGTTCACCAAAGTTCCAACTGGTAATCTCTGGTAAGTGTAAAAGAGGGTTATCTAGTTGTTGTATTTCTTCTTCTATTAAGGGACTTAAGTGTTGTTTTAGTTGGCTTAAGGATCGTGATTGGGCGATTTCCTCATTGGAATCAGTGACAACTTGCAAATTCATTAAAAGATGTTTGGGTAACGTAGGCCAACTTTCCGGTGAAATACTCTGATGGTAAACCTCGGCAATAAATGTTTGTAAACAGGTTAATAATGAACCATCTTTTTCTGAAAACCGACTTAAAAAAAGAGTAATACAATGAGGCACTGGAACCAGTACTCGTCTAATGGATGGAGGCAATCCTTTAATTAATAGTTGAATTTTTTCACGGATAAGGCCAGGTACGAGCCATTCAATATCGCTCTCATTCAGCGAACCCAGTAGAGGCAGAGGAATTCTTAGGGTAACGCCATCTAATGGATGGCCTGGATCGAAGCGATAGAGTAGAGGGTAATCATTACCATGAATATGTAATGAATCGGGATAGAGTACAAGAGTTGCATTTTCACTACTGTGTTTTTTTAATTGCTCTGGGGTAAATAAAAGGGTCTCTTTTTCCTGTGACGATAATTTCTGATACCAATTTGTTAACTCTTGAGCTTTGGTGATGAACGAGGGAATGTAGTGCCGATATAATTCAACGATAGCCTCCTCATCAATCAGAACATCTTGACGTCGGGTCTTATGTTCTAGCAGCGCAACGCTCTCAATGGTGTGATGGTTTTGTGAGACAAAGTTAGGTATCTTTCCACTATATTCTTGTAACACACATAAATGTCGCAGTAGTAAAGAATAGGCCTGATCTCTATCACGTTGGTCCAATGATACTTTGCGTCGTTGAATAACGGTCAACCCATAGAGTGTGCCATTTTCATAGGCTATCGCCTGACCTTGAATGGGATCCCATTCGCCAGGTGAGAGGGTATAGTGCATTAAACCCTTAGCAAATTTTTCTATCCAATGACTTTGAATCTGACAGACGGTTCGTGCCTGCAATATGCCCGTATCAATGATTTCTGAAGCCATGATCCATTTGGGTTTTTTCAATGCTAAGGATGAAGATTTATTGATTTTAAATTTTAAACCACGTACGCCCAGATAACTTTCACTGTCTTGATGATAGTTACCAATTTGACTAATTAATCCGCTAAGTAGTGCGTTGTGTAGTGAATCATAAGTTGTTTCCTTTTGATTAGGGGTTATTCCAAGCGCTTCAATAGATTGTTTTAATTGATGATGTAAATCATGCCATTCACGAACTCTCTTAAAGTTCAAGAAATGTTTATGACACCAGCGTAGTTGGTGTTTTTTGCTTCCATTTAATTCCTTAAGATAGGCATGCCATAAGTTGATGATGGACATAAAGTCAGATTGCGGATGGGCAAACTGTTTATGTTGTTGGTCCGCTTGTACTCTCAATTCAAAGGGGCGCTCCCGTGGGTCTTGGATACTTAAAAAGGAGGTAATGATCAGTACTTCCGTGACACACTGATATTCTTGGGCCGCAATTAACATGCGTGATAAATGAGGATCTAAGGGAATCTTTGCTATTTTCTGACCAATGGGTGTCAAGTTCTGATTACCATCGATAGCGCTAAGCTCCAATAATTCTAACCTTCCACTTTGAATGGCTTTTGGTGAGGGAGGATCTATAAAAGGAAAGTCTTCAATAGAGCCTAACTTTAAGTGGATCATTTTTAATATGACTCCAGCCAATGAGCTTCTTAATAACTCAGGGGTTGTAAAGGCTGGACGGCTATTAAAATCCTCCTCACTATATAGGCGTATACAAATCCCAGGAGCAGTCCTACCGGAACGCCCCGCTCGCTGCTTGGCTGAGGCTTGTGAGTTCTTTTCAATGAGTAATTGATCGATTTTGTTACGTTGACTAAAACGCTTTACTCTGACCAAACCACTGTCCACAACAAAACGAATTCCAGGAACCGTGAGTGAGGTTTCTGCTACGTTAGTGGATAAAACAATCCTGCGATATGGGCTAGAACTAAAGATTTTGTCTTGTTCTTGTTGCGAGAGGCGAGCAAATAGGGGGATGATTTCTGTGTGGGCAGGTTGCTGTCTTCTTAAAGAATCGAGAACATCTCTGATATCCCGCTCTCCCGGCAGAAAGACCAACACATCACCTTGATGTGTTTCTTTCATTAAATCATCTATAACCTGTAGCAGATGACTCTTTGTACTGCCGTTCTCTATGTCCTCATTATCCTCTTGTTCTAATTGCACTGGACGATACCGAATATCAACAGGGTAAGTGCGACCACTTACTTCAATAATAGGAGCACCGTGGAAAAAATTAGAAAACTTTTCCGTTTCAATGGTAGCTGAGGTAATAATCAGTTTTAAGTCTGGGCGGGAAGGAAGTATTTGTTTAAGATAACCCAGTAAAAAATCAATGTTTAAACTTCTTTCATGGGCTTCATCAATGATGATGACATCATAAGCTGTTAGCCGAGGATCTCGGTTTATTTCGGCCAATAAAATACCGTCTGTCATCACTTTGATGGCACTTGCTGTTGGATTGACTCGGTCTTGAAAGCGGATTTTAGTGCCAACGCCATGACCTACCTCAGTTTTTAGTTCTTGCGCCAGCCGTTGCGCGACTGATCTGGCAGCAAGACGCCTGGGTTGGGTACAACCAATCATTTTATGTTGTCCAAAACCCAAACTGAGACATATTTTAGGGATTTGTGTGGTTTTACCAGATCCTGTTTCACCACACAGAATAAGTGTTTGATGCTGAGTAATTAAAAGACGAATTTCATCCAGATGATCATGAATGGGCAATGAGCCGTCAAACTCAGGATTTAAGACGGGTTTTTGCATGGTAATTAGGGCTTGGTGTAAAGATATAGTCGCTCTTTTTGATCACCAGGACGTGAGCCACTCCATAATAAAGTGCCTTCCCCAATGCGGTAAATGCGATGGCGTGGGTTGTCTTGTAATAACAACAGAGGACAAGTTGATGAGGGATTTATTTCAAGGCGTTGGGTATGGAGATGTAAATAATATTCCAATAATCCACGTTGTGGTTCACCAAGGCCAAGACTCGCTATGCAGCCAGGATGGTGTATAAGATTGTTAGATAGTGAGGTCATAACACTCTCATAACCTCTTGCACGGTCAATAAAGGGTAACCACAGCGACATCAACAATAACCAAGATACAGTAAGCCCCACTGACCAATTAATGAGTGCACGCCGGGCATTCTGGTGTGAGCGCATGATCGTGACAATCCATAATCCACTGATGAACAAAGCAAATACAAAGGGTAGGAAATGAAATTGTTCACGAAAACCGGGTAATGTTGTATCCAAAAAGTTAACAATACTTGCTGGGAAATTTAATAACTGTGCAACCCACCCTAGCCATAATAAAAGAGTAATGAGTCCAAAAGTAATCATCCCAAACCAATCTAAGGCGTGGGCAGTGCCTCTTTTTAACAGATCTATATTTCCACCAGCAAGAATGGACAAGGGGACAAGTAGTGATAGGGTATAAAACTCATTGGGTTGGGTACAAAAGCCTAATACAAAGTAGAACCATAACAAGCAAAGCATCACGTAGCGTACGGAGGGTCTTGAGCGTAGAGCTCTACCACCATACCAAAGAACACCTAAGGACAATGGTGCTGCTGGAAAGGCAAACCAAATACTAACAATCAAGTAGTACAAAGGAGTGGTGGTTAAAATAAACCATTGGCTTGGATGAAGGAAAGGATCTGCGAGACGCATCCACCACTGATGAAACTCATTAGGATGATGTAAATGCAGGGCATAGGGCCAAATTATAAGAAAGGGGGCTAAGCTGAGAACAATAGCCAGGATATAAATGAGCGGTCTTTTTGGCATGACTGGTCTGATAGCCAGGGGACTTAACAGAATTAGGGGTAATAATAATCCCGCTGCTAAGGGGCCAATCGATAGGAAAGCAATGCCTAAACCGGTTCCTGCTAGTAATCCAGCCCACAGGGATTGGTTTCTTGACCAAGGAATGGCCACAAAGACCATGGCCATGCCGGTGATCCATGACAGATGAGAGCTCATCTCATGGGCTCTCAATAAAAGCCCGACAGAGCCCATCAATAGAATAACGCTGGCGCGTATAGCTCGCGAACCAAATAAAGTATAGGCTCCGAGGGCGGTAATAACAAAAGTTAGCGCCATAAAGAGCCCACTCGAGAGTCTTGCTGCATCCGCTGGGTTTAGCCAAGGACTAAAGAGGCGTTGCGTGAGGGCGGCAACCCAGAAATAAAAGGGAGGGGTATTAAAATAAGGCTCGCCACCTAAAGTTGGATATAACCAGTGACCGCCATGATTGAGATGATAAATAATGCCTTGACTGACCGCTTCGTCATATTTCCAAGGAGAGTGGCCTGTTAAGCCGGGGATTAGCCAAGCACAGCAAATAAGTAAGAAAAGGACAGTTTTGCCTAGGGTGAATTCCCCATCAAAACTCAAGGACTTTTTATTGGAGAAGAGTGAAAACACGTGGTCTCCAGTTAAAACTTAAGGCAGCACAGCTGCTGCCTTAAACGGCTAAAATAAATAATTATTTACGGGCGTATTTCTGACGGAATTTTTCAACACGACCAGCTGTATCAACAATTTTTTGTTTACCAGTGTAAAACGGATGACAAGCGGAACAGACTTCCACAGATAAGTTGGGTTTACCAAGGGTTGATTTGGTAACAAAAGAGTTTCCGCAACTACAAGTAACGGTCACATCTTGATAATTTGGGTGAATTTCAGGTTTCATAATCTTTATCCTAAACAAATATGTCGGGGTATACGACACTAAGCCCATTATTATGACTTAAATTAAGCCTTTTGGCAATAAAAGAGCAATACTAAACTACGGCAGATTTAGCCTCTGCGCATGGAATCAAAGAAATCAGCATTGTTTTTAGTGGCTTTGATTTTATCCAGTAGGAATTCCAACGCCTCAATTTCGTCCATTGGATAAAGTAATTTTCGTAATACCCAGATTTTTTGAAGAACCTCTGGCTTCAGTAACATTTCCTCTCGTCTGGTTCCCGACCGGTTAACATTAATAGCAGGATAAATTCTTTTCTCCGCCATTCGTCGATCGAGGTGAATTTCCATATTACCAGTACCTTTGAATTCTTCGTAGATCACATCGTCCATCCGAGAACCGGTATCGACCAATGCAGTAGCAATAATAGTGAGTGATCCCCCTTCCTCAACATTTCTTGCCGCCCCAAAGAAACGTTTTGGACGCTGTAATGCGTTCGCATCAACACCACCGGTTAACACCTTGCCCGATGAGGGGATGACAGTGTTGTAGGCCCGCGCAAGTCTTGTGATTGAATCTAATAGAATCACTACATCACGTTTATGCTCCACCAAACGTTTTGCTTTTTCAATCACCATCTCAGCCACTTGCACATGACGGGTGGCCGGTTCATCAAAGGTAGAGGACACCACTTCGCCCCTCACTGAGCGTTGCATTTCAGTTACTTCTTCTGGTCGTTCATCAATCAACAAAACAATTAAATGAGCATCAGGGTTATTGGAGGAAATAGAATGTGCAATATGTTGCAACATGACTGTTTTTCCGCTTTTAGGACTGGCTACCAATAATCCACGCTGACCTTTCCCGATGGGAGCCACGATATCGATGACACGTCCAGTGATATTTTCTTCAGCTTTTATATCACGTTCAAGGGTAAGAGGTTCAGTTGGAAAAAGAGGGGTTAAGTTTTCAAAGAGGATTTTGTTTTTTGAGTTTTCTGGAGCCTCACCGTTCACTAAATCAACTTTAACTAGAGCGAAGTAACGTTCTCCTTCCTTAGGTATTCTAATTTCACCCTCAATACTGTCCCCGGTATGTAAGTTAAACCGTCTGATTTGAGAGGGGGAAATATAGATATCATCGGGACTCGCCAAATAAGAAGTCTCAGGAGACCGAAGAAACCCAAAACCATCCTGTAAAACTTCTAAGGTTCCTTCACCATAAATACTTTCACCTTTCTTGGCTTGGTTCTTTAATAAAGCAAATATCAATTCTTGCTTACGTAATCGATTGGCTCCTTCAATTTCATTTTTAATAGCCATTTCGACTAGTTCGGTGACATGTAGGGTTTTTAGATCAGATAAATGCATAGAATGACCAAGAATAGAGAAGTGTTAGGTTGGGAAAATTTTTTAAGAATTAATGGGTTAAGATTTTAAGATTAATTAAGTTGCACAGTTTTCACAAACTGTGCAACAAAATCTACGCTTTTTACAAGTGACTGTCAATAAAAGCACTTAGTTGTGATTTAGATAGCGCTCCAACTTTGGTGGCTTCTACGTTACCATTTTTGAATAGTAGAAGGGTAGGGATGCCGCGGATACCGAATTTTCTTGAGGTCTCGGGGTTATCATCAACATTTAATTTGGCTATTTTCAAACGACCGGAGTAGTCTTTGGCAATATCTTCAAGTATTGGTGCGATTAATTTACAGGGACCACACCATTCAGCCCAAAAGTCTAGCAGAACAGGAGTATTGGCTTGTAGTACGTCAGCATCAAATGAACGATCGCTAATATGTATTATGGATTCACTCATGATTTTCCTCTGAAAATAAGTAACGGAATTACGTTAGATGAATAAGGCATTTTTTAGATTACATGTATTTTAACTCAATTCAAACTAAGCGCATAGTAGTTAAAAATGTATAATAGATCCACTATTATAATAAAGTCTCTAATGTGTTGCGCCTGGAATAATTATAAATTTAATAGACATATTGGGTCTTAATTAATTCGATTTGGGTATTTGTGGAATCCATTTTAGCCCTGTTAAAATAAACGATTTATTGGCTAGGAGAGTAGTGCCATGACTTATGTGGTAACCGAGTCTTGTATACGTTGTAAATATACAGATTGTGTGGATGTATGTCCGGTAGATTGTTTTCGTGAGGGACCTAACTTTTTAGTTATTGATCCAGATGAATGTATTGATTGCACCTTATGTGTCGCGGAATGTCCGGTAGAAGCTATTTATGCTGAAGATGACGTACCTGAAAATCAACGGGCCTTTATTGCAATCAACGCAGATCTGGCGAAAGTTTGGAAGCCTATTATTGAGCGTAAAGACCCTTTAGAGGATGCCGATGAGTGGAAAGACGTGAAGGAAAAACGCGAGTTTCTGGAGAAGTAGAGCGACAGTCATGGGCCCTTCAGGAAATGGTCCATGAAGTACAGCATCTCATCAAGGATTACCCGAGTGGAAAGGGGATTCTTATTATTGTCCCCCATGCAAAACTCATCTCTCAATTAGGTCCATTGATTGCAACCCTTGCCCCTCGCGCTCATATCACCACATTTTCTATACTCGCTGAGAGGGTTCCGTTAAAAGCGCGAATCATGGGAGAGTTTGAGCGTCAGCAGTTGATCTATGACGCTTTAAATGAACATCAATGGTTTAATGCCCGCTACCGTTGGAATTTTGCTGAAGAAGCGGTGAAACTCATGGATGAGCTCAGCTTGCACGGTATAGTATGGCCACACGATGAGAAGTCCTTGGTGCAAATCCTTGCCAGTGCTTATCAGTCAGCCCTATCTCAACCTTTGGTTTTTGAAGCGAAGGTGGTTTATACCCTTTGGCAATTACTTCACAGCTCTCATGAGTGTTTATCAGTCGCTATGGCTTATATAGAGCGTCTTCAGCGATTACCTCAGTTTATCGGTGAAGACGCTATTATAGTGATGGAGGCAAGTCTTCATTATCCCTCTGAAAAATACTGTATTGAAGAGCTCTCTCAGCAAAAGCCTGTTAAAAGAATCCCAATCATAAATACTTCACCATCAGATTTTAGAGAGTGGTTGTATCACTTGTGGATGCCTGAACAACCTCTTAACTTGGTTGAATGGATTCATCGTTACGAAGCTCGGTTTAGGCTGAGTCCCATTACCGGTCGTATCAAAATAGCCGCATACAATCATTTTGAAGAGGAGGTTCAATACGCCCTTAACTGGATAGCGGAGAAAATAGCCAGCCAACAGATACCCATTATGGTTGTTGCTCAGGATCGGCAAGCCGCCAGAAGATTACAAGCCTGTTTATCATCTAAGGGGATTAGTGTTGAAGACGGTACTGGTTGGGTGTTGAGTACCACAACAGTGGTGGCTGGAGTTCATGTTTGTTTAAGTCTGATTCAACAAGGTATTACTCGACAAGGATTGTTCGAGCTATTTCACTTACCTTGGTTTTTGTCTGCCTTGGCAGAGCCTGAGAGAGATGTATTGCTCGAACAATTAAAAAACACCATTGGTCAATTTGCTCATCTCTCACAGTTGAATAAATGGTTAAATCAAAGATCTTTAGATGAAGAGATTGGGCAAGTATTAGGTGAGGAACAGGTGAAAGCCATTCTTTTGAGAGGCTTGTCCTTGTTTCAACAGACCCAAGCTAGCCTGAGTGATTGGATCCATAAGCTGTTTGAATTACTGGAACTCTGGTTAATGTTGGAAGCCATCCAGCAAGATCATGCCGGGCGACAGTTGATGGATTTATTACAGCAGTTGGCGGCTAATCAACAGCATCAACAGGGATCATATACTTTTAATGAGTGGTTCAAATGGTTAGAGAGAATTCTTGAAATGAATCACTATCAGCCAGATAGCCAGCAAGCTCAAGTGGTGTTCACGCAATTATCCCAATGTTTATATATTCCCTCCAAAGCCACCTTAGTACTGGGTGCAGACAATAGTCAATTACCCTATATCCCTAACAATATACTGTTTAGTGATGCAGTAAGATCTCTTTTTCAGTTGCCGATAAGGGAGAATTTTATTCATCAAGCGATACTTGATCTACTTGAACTATTTGATCATTCTGATTCGATAATAGTGATGTATCGTACAGAAAATGGGGGGATAAAAACCACTCTATCACCCATGTTAGATATCTTAGAGAATACACATTTATCCATGTATCATGAGTCGTTAATGCTATGTAATACTGCTCAACATACTACACCCTATTTCAAGACGATAGAGCGACCCAGTGTAGTGATTCCTCCTCAAAGGCTACCGAAAACTCTCACCGCTTCTTTTTATCAAAGAATTCTGAACTGTCCCTATCAGTCTTTTATATATGATGTGTTAGGATTGAAAAAATCATTCCCAGTTAAAGAAGAGGTAACCAAAGCTGAATTTGGTCAATTGGTTCATCAAATCTTAAGTCTGTCTGTAGAAACTAAACGCCGTCAATCACAATACTCATGGTTACAATCTATTCAAGAGAATACCGATAAACTTTGGCAACGAGTCCTAGAGCAGGATCCTTACTGGCGTGCTTGGTTAGTCTATTGGAATTCACTTATCCCCGCAGTATCACAATGGTTTGAAAAACGTGAATTAGAACATTGGAAAATTCAAGGCAGTGAGCAGTGGTTTAAAAAAATCAAAACGAAGGATCATCAGTCAACGGAAGTTGCTGGCAGTATAGATAGATGGGATGCACGGATGAAAGAGGATACTCTCTTGGTTGAAATACTGGATTACAAATTAAAAAACAGCAAGCAGATTTCCAAAAAAGATATAGAGCTTGGAGAGGAGATACAACTTCCCTTATATGCTCAATTAATGGATGAATATGAAGTGAATGCAAGCTATGTTTTCTTAGAAGACGACCCGGTAAAAGAGGTGACAGTCAATCATCTAGGGGAACTCAGTCAGCAGATTATTGATCGTTGGTTTACTATTTTACAAGATACTCAAGATGGGATGGGTTGGCCTGCTCATGCAGAGACTACAATCTGTCAGCGCTGTCAGTATCAAGGGCTATGTCGAAAACAATTTTGGCAATAATTGATGAACCAGCAAGCGAGACTTAATTATCATGCATTGAATCCACAATTCTCCGTAATGGTGGATGCCTGTGCAGGCACAGGTAAAACCTGGTTGCTGGTATCGCGTATTATCCGTTTACTTATGGATAACATTGCGCCCAACCGAATACTTGCCATCACTTTCACCAGAAAAGCTGCCGGAGAAATGCAGGATCGTTTGCAACAATGGTGTCGTCAATTGGCCTTTGAGGACGAATCATGGGTAAAATCTTTTTTAATTGAAAGAGGTATCGGTGAGAGTGAAATAAATCATTATGTACCCAAAGCAAGAGGTTTGTATCAATTACTCATGCTGCAATCAGGAGTCAGTATATGTACCTTTGATGAATGGTTTTTATCACTCATTCGACATGCTCCTTTATCATCAAACATCCAATATGACGTCAATCCTGGAATAGATCGATTAGCTCTACGCCATGAAGCCTGGGTGAATATATTAACCCAATTAGCCTTTAACAAAAACTCCTCCCTAGAAAAGCTTATTAAGGAAAAAGGTACTGAATCGATTAGACGGATTTTATTTGATGCTGCCAATTATCGTGTTGAATGGCAACTGTTAAACCGTCATCTGCGGCCACAACAATTATGGACTTCTGAAGATAATACACACTATCATGTATCCGAGCCGGATAAATGGTTCTATGATCAATACTTGATATCATTATTAACTTCCCTCACTCATCAACTCTCACAACTCAGTAATGCATTACGCCAGGCGGGTCTTGCTCTCTCTCAAATGGTGGCAGAACAAGCAACAATCACCGCTCTTTTATCATGGACGTTTACCCAAGAGGGGTTTGGAACACCTCGTCAAACATTGGTTAATGGCTTAAACGCTGCACAACAAAATGAGTTGATTAATGATTGGATTGACGTGATGGAAAAGTATCGGGAAGGCTATCGATACCAACTGGTATCTGAATTAAATATCAGACTTTATGAATGTGTTGATGAATTTATTCAAGAATTACTGCGTTTAAAGACGGTACATAATGAAGCAGATTTTTCTGATATATCTTTGTGGGTTTATCAATTACTCTGTGATCCTGTAGAGGCTCCCCATTGGTTTTATAGATTGGATGCACGTTATCAGCAGGTGTTAATTGACGAATTTCAGGATACTAGTCCTCTACAATGGCATATTCTGAAACAGTGGTTTTCTAACGCTAAAGAAGCTGAGTCTGATTTGACGCTTTTTTTGGTTGGTGATCCTAAACAAGCAATTTATCGATTTAGACGCTCTGACAGTCGTATTTTTGAGGAGGCAAGACACTTATTATTGTCCCAATATAAGGCGCAAGAGTTGACCTTATCGCAGTCCTACAGAAGCCATCATAATATTATTAATTTGGTTAACCGTTTGTTTGAAAATAGACCTGACTTTCCACATGTTAACCATTTACCAAAATTTAATGCTACCCACGGCGTAACCAAACTTTTCTTATTTGAGGATGCACCTGATACAGCACAGCAGACTCCCTTGGTAGAGCAGGTGGCTTTACGTCATCCACTTAAACAAGCTCGTCAGGATGAAAATAGAAACGCTTCAGAGGCTTTTTTAGTGGCACGTAATCTATTAAATGCTGTGGGGCAGCGTGAAATTATTACGGCTAATGGGAACAAGTTATTAAGCTTTGGTGATGTGTTGATATTGGCCAGAAGAAGACAGACGCTGCTTGTCTTTGAAGAGACTTTTCGGGATCATAATATTCCTTTTGTGAGTCAGCAGAAGGGGCAATTACTGTTTTATTTAGAGATTGAGGATTTGTTAAGGTTACTAAAA from the Ferrovum sp. JA12 genome contains:
- a CDS encoding ArnT family glycosyltransferase, translated to MFSLFSNKKSLSFDGEFTLGKTVLFLLICCAWLIPGLTGHSPWKYDEAVSQGIIYHLNHGGHWLYPTLGGEPYFNTPPFYFWVAALTQRLFSPWLNPADAARLSSGLFMALTFVITALGAYTLFGSRAIRASVILLMGSVGLLLRAHEMSSHLSWITGMAMVFVAIPWSRNQSLWAGLLAGTGLGIAFLSIGPLAAGLLLPLILLSPLAIRPVMPKRPLIYILAIVLSLAPFLIIWPYALHLHHPNEFHQWWMRLADPFLHPSQWFILTTTPLYYLIVSIWFAFPAAPLSLGVLWYGGRALRSRPSVRYVMLCLLWFYFVLGFCTQPNEFYTLSLLVPLSILAGGNIDLLKRGTAHALDWFGMITFGLITLLLWLGWVAQLLNFPASIVNFLDTTLPGFREQFHFLPFVFALFISGLWIVTIMRSHQNARRALINWSVGLTVSWLLLMSLWLPFIDRARGYESVMTSLSNNLIHHPGCIASLGLGEPQRGLLEYYLHLHTQRLEINPSSTCPLLLLQDNPRHRIYRIGEGTLLWSGSRPGDQKERLYLYTKP
- the rpmE gene encoding 50S ribosomal protein L31, with amino-acid sequence MKPEIHPNYQDVTVTCSCGNSFVTKSTLGKPNLSVEVCSACHPFYTGKQKIVDTAGRVEKFRQKYARK
- the rho gene encoding transcription termination factor Rho, whose translation is MHLSDLKTLHVTELVEMAIKNEIEGANRLRKQELIFALLKNQAKKGESIYGEGTLEVLQDGFGFLRSPETSYLASPDDIYISPSQIRRFNLHTGDSIEGEIRIPKEGERYFALVKVDLVNGEAPENSKNKILFENLTPLFPTEPLTLERDIKAEENITGRVIDIVAPIGKGQRGLLVASPKSGKTVMLQHIAHSISSNNPDAHLIVLLIDERPEEVTEMQRSVRGEVVSSTFDEPATRHVQVAEMVIEKAKRLVEHKRDVVILLDSITRLARAYNTVIPSSGKVLTGGVDANALQRPKRFFGAARNVEEGGSLTIIATALVDTGSRMDDVIYEEFKGTGNMEIHLDRRMAEKRIYPAINVNRSGTRREEMLLKPEVLQKIWVLRKLLYPMDEIEALEFLLDKIKATKNNADFFDSMRRG
- the trxA gene encoding thioredoxin TrxA, which translates into the protein MSESIIHISDRSFDADVLQANTPVLLDFWAEWCGPCKLIAPILEDIAKDYSGRLKIAKLNVDDNPETSRKFGIRGIPTLLLFKNGNVEATKVGALSKSQLSAFIDSHL
- the fdxA gene encoding ferredoxin FdxA, which produces MTYVVTESCIRCKYTDCVDVCPVDCFREGPNFLVIDPDECIDCTLCVAECPVEAIYAEDDVPENQRAFIAINADLAKVWKPIIERKDPLEDADEWKDVKEKREFLEK